A window from Neoarius graeffei isolate fNeoGra1 chromosome 14, fNeoGra1.pri, whole genome shotgun sequence encodes these proteins:
- the LOC132897591 gene encoding uncharacterized protein LOC132897591 has product MSFLGFVISPGVAQMDPDKVKEVSEWPVPSSCKELQCFLGFANFYLRFIRNYNSIAAPLTEFTSSKHPFSWIDHAESTFSSLKNRFTMAPVHIIPDPAIQFILEVDASDMDIGAVLSQR; this is encoded by the coding sequence ATGTCCTTCTTGGGCTTTGTGATTTCCCCTGGGGTGGCCCAAATGGATCCCGACAAGGTCAAGGAGGTCTCTGAGTGGCCTGTTCCCTCTTCCTGTAAGGAACTGCAGTGCTTTTTGGGGTTTGCTAACTTTTATTTGAGGTTTATCAGGAACTATAACAGCATCGCTGCTCCCTTGACCGAATTTACATCTTCCAAGCACCCCTTTTCATGGATTGACCATGCTGAGAGTACCTTCTCTTCTCTTAAGAACAGATTCACCATGGCACCTGTTCACATCATCCCTGACCCTGCCATTCAGTTCATCCTTGAAGTAGATGCCTCAGACATGGACATTGGGGCTGTCCTGTCCCAGAGGTGA